The following are from one region of the Mangifera indica cultivar Alphonso chromosome 14, CATAS_Mindica_2.1, whole genome shotgun sequence genome:
- the LOC123196946 gene encoding senescence-specific cysteine protease SAG39-like, with amino-acid sequence MEFRDQPFLCLCLGLIFVLGAWVPQATSRNFQEASMYERHEEWMARYGRGYKDASEKEKRYNIFKENVARIEAFNKANDKPYKLGVNAFADLTNEEFKATRNRFKGHMCSQLTKTASFKYENITAVPASMDWTKKGAVTPIKDQGQCGCCWAFSAIAAVEGIHEITTGKLVSLSEQELVDCDTKGEDEGCNGGLMDDAFKFIIQNHGIASETTYPYQGVDGKCSASKENSDAAKITGYEDVPTNSEAALLKAVANQPVSVAIDASGFDFQFYSSGVFTGPCGTELDHGVTAVGYGASSDGTEYWLVKNSWGTAWGQEGYIMMQRDIAAKEGLCGIAMEASYPTA; translated from the coding sequence ATGGAATTCAGAGACCAGCCGTTCCTATGCCTTTGCTTGGGCTTGATCTTCGTATTGGGAGCTTGGGTTCCGCAGGCTACGAGTCGTAATTTTCAGGAAGCATCAATGTACGAGCGGCATGAAGAATGGATGGCTCGTTATGGGCGTGGGTACAAGGACGCCAGTGAGAAGGAGAAGCGCTACAATATTTTCAAGGAAAATGTGGCCCGCATCGAGGCTTTCAACAAGGCCAATGACAAACCTTACAAGCTAGGCGTCAATGCATTTGCTGATCTCACAAACGAAGAGTTCAAAGCCACCAGAAACAGATTCAAGGGCCATATGTGTTCTCAGTTAACAAAAACAGCTTCGTTTAAGTATGAAAACATCACTGCAGTTCCAGCTTCTATGGATTGGACAAAGAAGGGCGCTGTCACACCCATCAAGGACCAAGGCCAATGCGGATGTTGTTGGGCATTTTCAGCAATTGCTGCTGTTGAAGGAATTCATGAGATAACAACTGGGAAATTAGTATCTCTCTCAGAGCAAGAGCTGGTAGATTGTGACACCAAGGGCGAGGATGAAGGCTGCAATGGTGGTTTAATGGACGACGCCTTTAAATTCATCATACAGAATCATGGGATAGCTTCAGAAACAACCTACCCTTACCAGGGAGTCGATGGGAAATGCAGTGCAAGCAAGGAGAACAGTGATGCAGCCAAAATAACGGGCTACGAGGATGTGCCAACAAATAGCGAAGCAGCCCTATTGAAGGCAGTGGCTAATCAACCGGTTTCTGTTGCCATTGATGCCAGCGGCTTTGACTTCCAGTTTTATTCGAGTGGTGTGTTTACAGGCCCCTGTGGAACTGAGCTAGACCATGGGGTTACTGCTGTTGGCTATGGAGCGAGCAGCGATGGCACCGAGTATTGGCTGGTGAAGAACTCATGGGGCACAGCATGGGGCCAAGAAGGATACATTATGATGCAGAGAGATATTGCTGCCAAGGAAGGCCTTTGCGGTATAGCCATGGAAGCCTCTTACCCCACtgcttaa
- the LOC123195805 gene encoding ketol-acid reductoisomerase, chloroplastic-like, giving the protein MAAAAAAATSLTPLSTPATSSSKALKPAFTTLNLSFLSSTSKSSRAIKATTGRNGVGVGSALGARMVSMPTIKTPTSLDFETSVFKKEKISLAGHDEYIVRGGRDLFKFLPDAFKGIKQIGVIGWGSQGPAQAQNLRDSLAEAKSDIVVKIGLRKGSRSFAEARAAGFTEENGTLGDIWETVSGSDLVLLLISDAAQADNYEKIFSHMKPNSILGLSHGFLLGHLQSMGLDFPKNFSVIAVCPKGMGPSVRRLYVQGKEINGAGINSSFAVHQDVDGRATDAALGWSVALGSPFTFATTLEQEYRSDIFGERGILLGAVHGIVESLFRRYTVNGMSEDQAYKNTVECITGIISKTISTQGMLAVYNSLSEEEKKEFEIAYSASFYPCMDILYECYEDVASCSEIRSVVLAGRRFYEKDGLPAFPMGKIDQTRMWKVGERVRAARPASDLGPLCPFTAGVYVALMMAQIEVLRKKGHSYSEIINESVIESVDSLNPFMHARGVSFMVDNCSTTARLGSRKWAPRFDYNLTQQALVAVDSGAPINRDLISNFLSDPVHGAIEVCAQLRPTVDISVPPDADFVRPELRQSNN; this is encoded by the exons AtggcggcggcggcggcggcaGCTACATCCTTGACCCCTCTCTCAACACCTGCAACCTCTTCATCTAAAGCCCTAAAACCAGCTTTCACAActctcaacctaagttttcTCTCGTCCACCTCCAAGTCATCGAGAGCTATAAAAGCTACCACCGGTAGAAATGGTGTCGGTGTGGGTTCAGCTCTCGGTGCGCGCATGGTGTCAATGCCAACGATTAAGACTCCTACGTCTCTGGATTTCGAGACCTCTGTCTTCAAGAAGGAGAAGATCTCTCTTGCTGGCCACGACGAG TACATTGTTAGAGGAGGAAGGGATTTGTTCAAGTTTCTACCTGATGCATTCAAAGGAATTAAGCAGATTGGCGTCATCGGTTGGGGTTCTCAG GGACCTGCTCAAGCTCAGAATTTGAGGGATTCCCTTGCAGAAGCAAAATCTGATATTGTtgtcaag ATTGGGCTTAGGAAAGGCTCTCGTTCTTTTGCTGAAGCTCGTGCTGCTGGCTTCACTGAAGAGAATGGAACTTTGGGTGATATATGGGAAACTGTATCTGGCAGTGATCTTGTTTTGCTATTGATTTCTGATGCTGCACAG GCAGACAACTATGAGAAAATTTTCTCCCACATGAAGCCAAACAGCATCCTTGGACTTTCTCATGGGTTTCTTCTTGGGCATCTGCAGTCAATGGGACTTGATTTCCCAAAGAATTTTAGTGTGATTGCTGTGTGTCCCAAGGGAATGGGTCCATCTGTGAGGAGACTTTACGTTCAAGGCAAAGAGATTAATGGTGCTGGAATTAATTCCAGTTTTGCTGTCCACCAG GATGTTGATGGTAGAGCAACTGATGCTGCCCTGGGATGGTCAGTTGCCCTGGGTTCTCCTTTCACATTTGCCACCACTTTGGAGCAGGAGTATAGGAGTGATATCTTTGGGGAGCGGG GCATTTTACTTGGTGCTGTTCATGGAATTGTGGAGTCCTTGTTCCGAAGGTACACTGTCAATGGAATGAGTGAAGATCAGGCTTACAAGAATACTGTTGAGTGCATTACAGGAATTATATCCAAGACCATCTCTACTCAG GGTATGTTGGCTGTTTACAACTCCCTATCtgaagaggagaaaaaggaatttgagataGCTTATAGTGCATCATTTTATCCTTGCATGGACATCTTGTATGAGTGCTATGAAGATGTAGCCAGTTGTAGTGAGATCCGCAGTGTTGTCTTGGCTGGGCGTCGGTTTTAT gAAAAGGATGGTTTACCAGCTTTCCCAATGGGAAAAATTGATCAGACTCGCATGTGGAAAGTTGGTGAGCGTGTCCGAGCAGCACGGCCAGCTAGTGACTTAGGCCCCTTGTGCCCTTTTACTGCAGGTGTCTATGTGGCTTTAATGATGGCCCAG ATTGAAGTCTTGAGGAAGAAGGGGCACTCATACTCTGAGATCATCAATGAAAGTGTAATTGAGTCTGTAGATTCATTGAACCCATTTATGCATGCTCGAGGAGTTTCTTTTATGGTGGATAACTGCTCCACAACAGCTCGGCTTGGATCAAGGAAATGGGCCCCTCGTTTTGATTACAACCTCACGCAACAGGCGCTGGTGGCAGTGGACAGCGGTGCCCCCATCAATCGAGATCTCATCAGCAACTTCCTTTCAGATCCAGTGCATGGAGCCATAGAAGTCTGCGCTCAGTTGAGACCTACCGTTGACATTTCAGTTCCACCAGATGCCGATTTTGTGCGTCCAGAGTTGCGTCAATCTAACAATTAA
- the LOC123195806 gene encoding ABC transporter G family member 10-like: MESHFRIRTKKLSYGLSRRTDEFNWFCLKRAPSNNRCILKNVNCEARPGEILAIAGPSGAGKTTLLEILAGMVPMSSVSGHVLVNEQPMNVRQFRRVSGYVTQEESLFPHLTVEETLMYSARLRLHGGLNKAVARVRELLVELGLEHVANERIGGESSRGISGGEKRRVSIGVDLVHDPAVLLIDEPTSGLDSASAFHVALLLKSMAMKQGKTIVLTIHQPSFRILELFDQILLLSNGTVLHHGSLHLLEHRLRYAGHSIPRHVNVLEFAIEVKEAVVINTEESELEDGILEEEYELITKNPNYLANAEETKTYYSNSPFMEVLILVQRFSKNISRTKQLFASRILQSILAGVVLGTIFMNANNDPNKFNRQTQVGFFAFSLTFLLSATTEGLPIFLQERKILMRETSRGAYRISSYVISNTLVFFPFLLIVALLYTIPVYLLVGLRREIDGFLYFSLVVWLVVLMSNSFVVCFSALVPNFIVGSSLTAGLMGSFFLFSGYFISQDDIPCYWIFMHYLSLFKYPFECFVINEYGGEKGKRRCLKALEGNCYLYGDGFLIQEGLKESQKWINLGVMLSFIFGYRFLCFLILWLRSYRTRRW, from the coding sequence ATGGAAAGTCATTTTAGAATAAGGACCAAGAAACTGTCTTACGGATTGTCTAGGCGGACTGATGAGTTTAATTGGTTTTGCTTGAAGAGGGCACCTTCCAATAACAGatgcattttgaaaaatgttaattGTGAAGCTAGACCAGGAGAGATTCTGGCAATTGCGGGGCCGAGTGGGGCAGGGAAGACAACATTGCTTGAGATTCTCGCCGGAATGGTTCCAATGAGTAGTGTCTCTGGTCATGTTCTTGTAAATGAGCAACCCATGAATGTTAGACAATTTCGAAGAGTTTCTGGTTATGTCACACAGGAGGAATCTCTATTCCCTCACCTTACCGTCGAAGAAACGCTCATGTATAGTGCTCGTCTCAGGTTGCACGGTGGGCTGAACAAGGCTGTGGCGAGAGTTCGAGAGCTTCTGGTAGAGCTTGGACTAGAGCATGTTGCCAATGAGAGAATTGGCGGTGAATCAAGCCGTGGCATTTCTGGTGGGGAGAAGCGGAGAGTTTCGATTGGGGTCGACCTTGTTCACGACCCAGCTGTGCTTCTGATAGATGAGCCAACTTCAGGATTGGATTCGGCATCAGCGTTTCATGTGGCTTTGTTGCTGAAATCTATGGCTATGAAGCAAGGTAAGACAATTGTGCTAACTATCCATCAACCAAGCTTCCGAATCCTAGAGCTTTTTGATCAGATTCTGTTACTATCAAACGGAACAGTTCTTCATCATGGATCCTTACATCTTCTAGAGCACAGACTTAGGTATGCAGGTCACTCTATTCCTCGCCATGTTAATGTGCTTGAGTTTGCCATTGAAGTTAAAGAAGCGGTGGTCATAAATACAGAAGAAAGCGAATTAGAAGACGGAATCTTAGAAGAGGAATATGAACTCATCACTAAAAATCCCAATTACCTCGCTAATGCTGAAGAAACTAAAACTTATTACTCCAATAGTCCATTCATGGAGGTTTTAATACTCGTCCAGAGATTCTCCAAGAATATTAGCAGAACCAAACAGCTCTTCGCTTCAAGAATATTACAATCCATACTAGCTGGAGTTGTGCTTGGGACTATATTCATGAATGCAAACAATGATCCCAACAAATTCAATCGACAAACTCAAGTGGGCTTTTTCGCTTTCAGCCTCACATTCCTGTTGTCAGCTACAACAGAAGGCTTACCCATTTTCCTGCAGGAAAGGAAAATTCTGATGAGAGAAACCTCAAGAGGAGCTTATAGAATTTCTTCTTATGTCATATCTAATACCCTGGTGTTCTTTCCTTTCCTACTGATCGTGGCCCTTCTTTACACCATTCCAGTGTACTTGCTGGTTGGCCTAAGGAGAGAAATAGACGGGTTTCTCTATTTCTCCCTGGTCGTCTGGCTGGTAGTGCTGATGTCAAATTCTTTCGTCGTGTGTTTCAGTGCTCTGGTGCCAAACTTCATAGTGGGGAGCTCTTTGACCGCGGGGCTCATGGGGTCTTTCTTCCTGTTTTCAGGGTATTTTATATCGCAAGACGACATCCCTTGCTACTGGATCTTCATGCACTACTTAAGCTTGTTTAAGTACCCGTTTGAGTGCTTTGTCATAAATGAGTATGGCGGTGAGAAGGGGAAGAGGAGATGCCTGAAAGCATTGGAAGGAAACTGCTATCTTTATGGCGATGGCTTTTTAATACAGGAAGGTCTGAAAGAATCACAGAAATGGATTAATCTAGGTGTAATGTTGAGTTTCATTTTTGGGTACAGATTTCTTTGCTTTTTAATTCTATGGCTCAGATCTTACCGAACCCGGCGTTGGTAA
- the LOC123195807 gene encoding uncharacterized protein At1g03900, with protein sequence MEKEEEKKGSTEETEAIELVLFQVSECYVYMIPPRKSAASYRADEWNVNKWAWEGILKVVSKGEECIIKLEDKSTGELYARAFLRDGELHPVEPVIDSSRYFVLRIEENIDGRLRHAFIGIGFRERTQAYDFQAALHDHMKYLNKKKTAEEMEQHFQNTSSVDYTLKEGETIHIEIKNKSSSRVKSKFFEQGMNNLSLEDKGDGKEPKIFLKPPPPPPSPLSPSSTVQEFPSFFPPDLSLEGASKGDTPGSAKEDSEKQHSSENQSTQDIADDDFGDFQAAG encoded by the exons ATGgagaaagaggaagagaaaaaaggGAGCACCGAAGAAACTGAAGCTATAGAGCTTGTTCTCTTTCAAGTCTCTGAATGTTACGTTTATATG ATACCACCAAGGAAAAGTGCAGCTTCATACAG GGCTGATGAATGGAATGTCAACAAATGGGCATGGGAGGGGATACTGAAAGTTGTTAGCAAGGGAGAGGAGTGCATTATCAAACTGGAGGATAAATCCACTG GTGAATTATATGCACGGGCATTTTTGAGAGATGGAGAACTTCATCCTGTAGAACCTGTAATTGATAGTAGCAG GTATTTTGTTCTCCGGATAGAAGAGAACATTG ATGGTCGCCTTCGGCATGCTTTCATTGGTATTGGATTCCGAGAAAGAACACAAGCTTATGATTTTCAAGCAGCTCTACATGATCACATGAA atatctgaacaaaaagaaaacagcAGAAGAGATGGAGCAGCACTTCCAGAACACTTCCTCTGTTGATTACACTTTAAAAGAGGGGGAGACGATTcacattgaaataaaaaat AAAAGTAGCAGCAGggtgaaatcaaaattttttgagcAGGGCATGAACAATCTATCTTTGGAGGATAAGGGTGATGGAAAGGAGCCAAAGATTTTTCTTAAaccgccaccacctcccccATCACCTCTTTCACCTTCTAGCACTGTTCAGGAGTTTCCATCTTTTTTTCCACCTGATCTCAGTCTTGAAGGAGCTTCTAAAGGTGACACCCCAGGCTCCGCCAAAGAAGACTCTGAAAAACAGCATTCTTCTGAAAATCAAAGTACACAAGATATAGCAGACGATGATTTTGGAGATTTTCAAGCTGCAGGGTGA
- the LOC123196468 gene encoding uncharacterized protein LOC123196468 isoform X1, translating to MVTMDLKGITWVGHVYQKFEAMCLEVEEVLYQDTVKYVENQVQTVGASVKKFYADVVQDLTPPSMDLVKGAATSDLPIEQYTDIGIYKKPEASKKEETVMVDHRQSDDSHATFDLDKDASHVPSFHGFDIDDTSFQPYSGDTVQGACSDSYSKQYGNRSRCKSRLGVKKKSNRDNFSLREMFGTVTHIEKDHSETLLFSELSDENKKSFCDQRGISPTPDMVGVNGCNCTEAISDEFENSSKGPTSVVADGQGCNEIEMAGAHSSCDDISAEINDICKNNGVVYLVGSSVNRDVQPIEFPDEIILVCDPGLADDSTADTSEINIPVQQDLGIIQQVDDIQDEENCVLENGDGLHFVPHKESKHRPYKKKIRDVISSRMRSRRKHEYEQHATWYGEKVNSNKKCAGSSMQINIEGEMKRSAPQKNPIESDWELI from the exons ATGGTCACTATGGATCTAAAAGGTATAACTTGGGTTGGACATGTTTACCAGAAGTTTGAAGCCATGTGCTTGGAGGTAGAAGAAGTTTTGTACCAG GACACTGTTAAATACGTTGAGAATCAAGTGCAGACAGTTGGTGCAAGTGTTAAAAAGTTCTATGCAGATGTGGTGCAGGATCTGACTCCGCCATCTATGGATCTTGTGAAAGGGGCAGCAACATCTGACTTGCCTATAGAACAATATACTGATATTGGGATCTATAAAAAGCCAGAAGCAAGTAAGAAAGAAGAGACAGTGATGGTTGATCACAGGCAATCTGATGATTCACATGCCACTTTTGATCTGGACAAGGATGCAAGCCATGTACCATCTTTCCATGGTTTTGACATTGATGATACTTCATTCCAACCATATTCAGGAGATACTGTCCAAGGAGCATGTTCAGACTCTTACTCTAAGCAATATGGTAATAGGAGTCGTTGTAAGTCTAGACTGGgtgtgaaaaaaaaatctaacaggGACAACTTCTCTTTGAGGGAAATGTTTGGAACAGTCACTCATATAGAAAAAGATCATAGTGAAACATTGTTATTTTCTGAACTAtcagatgaaaataaaaaatcattctGTGATCAGAGAGGTATAAGTCCTACCCCAGATATGGTTGGAGTAAATGGTTGTAACTGCACAGAAGCAATATCTGatgagtttgaaaattcaagCAAGGGTCCAACTAGCGTTGTCGCTGATGGCCAAGGTTGTAATGAGATTGAAATGGCAGGTGCTCATTCCTCTTGTGATGATATATCAGCAGAAATAAACG ACATTTGTAAGAACAATGGGGTGGTTTATCTGGTAGGATCCTCTGTGAACAGGGATGTTCAGCCCATTGAATTTCCAGATGAGATCATCCTTGTTTGCGATCcag GACTAGCAGATGACTCAACTGCTGACACGAGTGAGATTAATATTCCTGTTCAACAGGATTTGGGAATAATTCAACAGGTTGATGATATTCAAGATGAGGAAAACTGTGTTCTGGAAAATGGAGATGGCCTTCATTTTGTTCCTCACAAGGAAAGCAAACACAGGCCTTACAAG AAAAAGATTCGGGATGTCATATCTTCAAGAATGAGATCCCGGAGAAAGCATGAATATGAACAGCATGCTACATGGTATGGGGAGAAAGTAAATTCCAATAAAAAATGTGCAGGGAGTTCAATGCAAATTAATATAGAGGGGGAGATGAAGAGATCAGCACCGCAGAAGAATCCCATTGAGTCGGATTGGGAACTTATTTAG
- the LOC123196468 gene encoding uncharacterized protein LOC123196468 isoform X2, with protein sequence MVTMDLKGITWVGHVYQKFEAMCLEVEEVLYQDTVKYVENQVQTVGASVKKFYADVVQDLTPPSMDLVKGAATSDLPIEQYTDIGIYKKPEASKKEETVMVDHRQSDDSHATFDLDKDASHVPSFHGFDIDDTSFQPYSGDTVQGACSDSYSKQYGNRSRCKSRLGVKKKSNRDNFSLREMFGTVTHIEKDHSETLLFSELSDENKKSFCDQRGISPTPDMVGVNGCNCTEAISDEFENSSKGPTSVVADGQGCNEIEMAGAHSSCDDISAEINGLADDSTADTSEINIPVQQDLGIIQQVDDIQDEENCVLENGDGLHFVPHKESKHRPYKKKIRDVISSRMRSRRKHEYEQHATWYGEKVNSNKKCAGSSMQINIEGEMKRSAPQKNPIESDWELI encoded by the exons ATGGTCACTATGGATCTAAAAGGTATAACTTGGGTTGGACATGTTTACCAGAAGTTTGAAGCCATGTGCTTGGAGGTAGAAGAAGTTTTGTACCAG GACACTGTTAAATACGTTGAGAATCAAGTGCAGACAGTTGGTGCAAGTGTTAAAAAGTTCTATGCAGATGTGGTGCAGGATCTGACTCCGCCATCTATGGATCTTGTGAAAGGGGCAGCAACATCTGACTTGCCTATAGAACAATATACTGATATTGGGATCTATAAAAAGCCAGAAGCAAGTAAGAAAGAAGAGACAGTGATGGTTGATCACAGGCAATCTGATGATTCACATGCCACTTTTGATCTGGACAAGGATGCAAGCCATGTACCATCTTTCCATGGTTTTGACATTGATGATACTTCATTCCAACCATATTCAGGAGATACTGTCCAAGGAGCATGTTCAGACTCTTACTCTAAGCAATATGGTAATAGGAGTCGTTGTAAGTCTAGACTGGgtgtgaaaaaaaaatctaacaggGACAACTTCTCTTTGAGGGAAATGTTTGGAACAGTCACTCATATAGAAAAAGATCATAGTGAAACATTGTTATTTTCTGAACTAtcagatgaaaataaaaaatcattctGTGATCAGAGAGGTATAAGTCCTACCCCAGATATGGTTGGAGTAAATGGTTGTAACTGCACAGAAGCAATATCTGatgagtttgaaaattcaagCAAGGGTCCAACTAGCGTTGTCGCTGATGGCCAAGGTTGTAATGAGATTGAAATGGCAGGTGCTCATTCCTCTTGTGATGATATATCAGCAGAAATAAACG GACTAGCAGATGACTCAACTGCTGACACGAGTGAGATTAATATTCCTGTTCAACAGGATTTGGGAATAATTCAACAGGTTGATGATATTCAAGATGAGGAAAACTGTGTTCTGGAAAATGGAGATGGCCTTCATTTTGTTCCTCACAAGGAAAGCAAACACAGGCCTTACAAG AAAAAGATTCGGGATGTCATATCTTCAAGAATGAGATCCCGGAGAAAGCATGAATATGAACAGCATGCTACATGGTATGGGGAGAAAGTAAATTCCAATAAAAAATGTGCAGGGAGTTCAATGCAAATTAATATAGAGGGGGAGATGAAGAGATCAGCACCGCAGAAGAATCCCATTGAGTCGGATTGGGAACTTATTTAG
- the LOC123196469 gene encoding protein trichome birefringence-like 42, with protein MEGSSSINNGWRICILASFIGAIILVFRLKHSSNDISLLTVQSLAATAAPSNSSEFNTSAQSPSPAAPVAPSEINESSTSTHDEYLEKKPVEVNKEKCNIFSGEWVYNPKESPLYNGNECPFLSDQVSCRRNGRLDIDYEKWSWEGKGLCQIPRFNATDMLKRLKGKRVVIVGDSLNRNQWESLACLLYSATSPSRAHVDVRSSTYKVFKALDYHCSVEFYWSPFLVELQTNQENGTRNNILKLDEVSASAKKWKGAHIMVFNTGHWWVHRGKIKAWDLFQHNGKQVEKMKLDLAFGIAMKTWARWINKHVDKTKTTVVFRNISPEHKDKQWCYNRTQPMKDESFIATFPESIVQIVEKTIAGMRTPVKYLNITKLSQDRIDAHPSVYARKQKQALIAKQQQRQPEIYADCSHWCLPGVPDTWNRLLYASMVDNSSSNCID; from the exons ATGGAGGGCAGCTCAAGCATCAATAATGGATGGAGAATTTGCATTTTGGCAAGCTTCATAGGCGCCATCATCTTGGTTTTCCGTCTTAAACATTCTAGCAACGACATAAGCCTGTTAACTGTTCAAAGCTTAGCAGCAACTGCTGCACCATCCAACAGTAGTGAGTTCAATACTTCAGCTCAGTCACCTTCACCAGCAGCACCAGTAGCACCATCCGAGATTAATGAGTCAAGTACTTCAACTCATGATGAATATTTGGAAAAGAAACCAGTGGAGGTCAACAAGGAGAAGTGTAATATTTTCTCCGGAGAATGGGTTTACAATCCCAAGGAAAGTCCTTTGTATAATGGAAATGAGTGTCCTTTCCTTAGTGATCAAGTCAGCTGCCGAAGAAATGGAAGACTGGACATTGATTATGAGAAGTGGAGTTGGGAAGGTAAAGGATTATGCCAGATTCCTAG GTTTAACGCTACTGACATGTTAAAGAGACTCAAGGGAAAGAGGGTGGTTATAGTTGGAGACTCTCTCAACAGAAATCAGTGGGAGTCTCTCGCTTGCCTTCTTTATTCAGCCACATCTCCCTCTCGAGCCCATGTTGACGTTCGAAGTAGCACCTACAAGGTCTTTAAAGCACTG GACTATCATTGCTCTGTTGAGTTTTATTGGAGTCCGTTTTTAGTGGAACTACAGACAAACCAAGAAAACGGTACAAGGAATAATATTTTGAAGCTTGATGAAGTTTCAGCCTCAGCCAAAAAGTGGAAAGGTGCCCACATAATGGTGTTCAACACGGGTCACTGGTGGGTGCACCGAGGAAAGATCAAAGC GTGGGACTTGTTTCAAcataatggaaaacaagtggAGAAGATGAAATTAGACTTGGCCTTCGGCATAGCCATGAAAACTTGGGCTCGTTGGATCAACAAACATGTGGACAAAACCAAAACAACAGTGGTTTTTCGAAACATATCCCCCGAACACAAAGACAAGCAATGGTGCTACAACAGAACTCAACCCATGAAGGATGAGTCCTTCATAGCAACATTCCCTGAGTCAATTGTACAGATTGTTGAGAAAACAATTGCAGGCATGAGGACGCCGGTCAAGTATTTAAATATCACAAAGCTATCTCAAGATCGGATTGATGCACATCCATCAGTTTATGCAAGAAAACAGAAGCAAGCGTTAATTGCAAAGCAACAACAGAGGCAGCCAGAGATTTATGCAGATTGTAGCCACTGGTGTTTGCCTGGAGTGCCTGATACGTGGAACAGACTACTCTATGCATCCATGGTTGACAATTCTTCTTCAAATTGTATTGACTAA
- the LOC123196555 gene encoding ervatamin-B-like has product MALRYQKLCVAAIFVIWAIAAAPQVTSRELQELSFRERHEQWISKYGKMYKDADEKEWRFKIFKDNVEYIESFNAAGSKPYKLSINAFADQTNEEFKASRNGYRRPNGLGSRKETPFMYENVKAVPTSIDWRKKGAVTSIKDQGSCGSCWAFSTVAATEGIHAISKGTLISLSEQELVSCDTGGEDHGCEGGMMEDGFEFIVKNHGINSEKNYPYDGADGTCNKKEKVVHVAQISGYQNIPADSESALLKAVANQPVSVSIDASGADFQFYSNGVFTGDCGTDLDHGVTAVGYGTTSNGTKYWLVKNSWGTSWGEEGYIRMQRDIDAKEGLCGIAMDSSYPTA; this is encoded by the exons ATGGCTTTAAGGTACCAAAAGTTATGTGTGGCGGCCATTTTTGTCATCTGGGCAATTGCAGCAGCACCCCAAGTGACATCCCGCGAGCTCCAGGAGTTATCATTCCGAGAGAGACATGAGCAATGGATTTCAAAGTATGGGAAGATGTACAAGGATGCCGATGAGAAAGAATGGCGTTTTAAGATATTCAAGGATAATGTTGAATACATAGAATCTTTCAATGCAGCAGGAAGCAAACCATACAAGCTAAGCATTAATGCATTTGCAGATCAAACCAACGAAGAGTTCAAGGCTTCCCGGAATGGATACAGGAGGCCTAATGGACTCGGTTCCAGGAAAGAAACACCATTTAtgtatgaaaatgtgaaagcTGTGCCCACTAGCATCGACTGGAGGAAAAAAGGAGCTGTTACCTCCATCAAGGACCAAGGCAGTTGTG GAAGTTGCTGGGCTTTCTCAACAGTTGCTGCCACAGAAGGCATCCATGCAATCAGTAAAGGTACATTGATCTCCCTATCTGAGCAAGAACTAGTTTCCTGTGACACTGGTGGAGAGGATCACGGTTGCGAGGGTGGAATGATGGAAGATGGGTTTGAGTTTATAGTGAAAAACCATGGCATCAACAGTGAGAAGAATTACCCGTACGATGGAGCTGATGGAACTTGTAACAAAAAGGAGAAGGTCGTCCATGTAGCTCAAATCAGTGGTTATCAAAATATTCCAGCTGATAGCGAGTCAGCATTGTTAAAGGCTGTGGCAAACCAGCCAGTTTCAGTGTCGATTGATGCTAGTGGAGCCGATTTTCAGTTCTATTCAAACGGTGTTTTCACGGGAGATTGCGGAACCGATCTAGACCATGGTGTTACAGCGGTTGGCTATGGCACCACAAGCAATGGCACCAAGTATTGGCTGGTGAAGAATTCATGGGGCACCTCTTGGGGAGAGGAAGGATATATAAGGATGCAGCGAGACATTGATGCTAAGGAAGGTCTGTGTGGTATTGCTATGGATTCCTCTTATCCAACTGCATAA